In a single window of the Littorina saxatilis isolate snail1 linkage group LG5, US_GU_Lsax_2.0, whole genome shotgun sequence genome:
- the LOC138967825 gene encoding sporozoite surface protein 2-like: MSHSKQEQPTHPIYSKQEQPTHPMSYSKQEQPTHPMSYSKQEQPTHPMSHSKQEQPTPPMSHSKQEQPTPPMSHSKQEQPTPPMSHSKQEQPTPPMSHSKQEQPTPPMSYSKQEQPTHPMSYSKQEQPTHPMSYSKQEQPTHPMSYSKQEQPTHPTSYSKAKTILRNRLRTSWRQRLNLGTEEDSIRQLDRAPSSGCEQDTASSSHTCTVQTEHLRH, from the coding sequence ATGTCACACAGCAAACAGGAACAGCCCACACACCCCATATACAGCAAACAGGAACAGCCCACACACCCCATGTCATACAGCAAACAGGAACAGCCCACACACCCCATGTCATACAGCAAACAGGAACAGCCCACACACCCCATGTCACACAGCAAACAGGAACAGCCCACACCCCCCATGTCACACAGCAAACAGGAACAGCCCACACCCCCCATGTCACACAGCAAACAGGAACAGCCCACACCCCCCATGTCACACAGCAAACAGGAACAGCCCACACCCCCCATGTCACACAGCAAACAGGAACAGCCCACACCCCCCATGTCATACAGCAAACAAGAACAGCCCACACACCCCATGTCATACAGCAAACAGGAACAGCCCACACACCCCATGTCATACAGCAAACAGGAACAGCCCACACACCCCATGTCATACAGCAAACAGGAACAGCCCACACACCCCACGTCATACAGCAAAGCGAAGACTATTCTGAGAAACAGGCTCAGGACCTCATGGCGCCAACGCTTAAACCTGGGGACAGAAGAAGACAGCATTCGCCAGCTGGATAGAGCACCATCTTCAGGCTGCGAACAGGACACTGCCAGCTCCTCTCACACATGTACCGTACAGACTGAACATCTCAGACATTGA